The following nucleotide sequence is from uncultured Draconibacterium sp..
GAACCAACCTGGCGTTTTCCGCCTTTAACCATGTCGTACATAAAATGCTTGTAGTTGGGGCCCCCGACATACGCTTTTACTTTCCCTGATTCAGTATCCATAGCCATAAACGATGAGCGGAAAAATTTCAGGTAATATTTTATTGAATCCATCGGAGTCATCAAAGTATCTACTTCTCCGCTCCATTTAAAAACGTTCATTTCTACCGGCTTGTTAAAAGTTTCCTTGATCTCGGGAAAGCTTTTTCCAGCGAGGTTCATTACGCGGTACCGTTCGCTTTTGCGTATTTCGCGGTCCAGCAAATCTTCAACCTCTTCGTTGCTCATGTTATTGGCAAACGGAGGATTTTCAAGATCCGTCATGCTGCCGTCGAACAAAGGTTGCAGGTCGTAACGCAGGTGTTGTTCAACTGCTTCAATGGCATATTTCTGCATGCGCGAATCCAGGGTAGTATATATTTTTAAACCATCAGTATAAATATTGTATGGTTCTCCATTCGGTTTGGTATTTTTATTACACCAACCGAACAGCGGGTTGTTTTCCCATTCATCCAGGTCTTCTATATATTTCTGTTCCTGCCACGAAGCATAATTCTCGCGTTCAGGTTTTTTGGCGGTGAGCGTTAAACGCAGGTATTCGCGGAAATATGGAGCAGGCCCAAGTTTATAATCTACTTTTTTGTACTCTAAATCCAGCGGAAGTTGTTTTACCGAATCCGCTTCTTCCGGAGTAATGTAACCGTATTTTTCCATTTGCCCCAGTACAACGTTCCGGCGTTGTAACACCATTTCTGGGCGACGAACAGGATTGAATAGTGAAGAGTTTTTCGCCATTCCTACCAACATAGCTGCCTGATGGAGTTGCAATGAGTCGGGCTGAACATTAAAATATACATCGGCAGCCGAACGAATTCCCACAGCATTGTTCAGGTAGTCGTATTTGTTCAGATACATCAAAATAATTTCCTCTTTGGTGTAACTGCGTTCCAGTTTTACGGCAATTACCCATTCTTTAAATTTTCGGAGAACCAGTTCCAGGCTGCTCGAAAATCCATCGCGCGGAAATAACATTTTTGCCAACTGCTGACTTAGGGTACTTCCACCTCCCGAACTGGTATCATTGGTAACAATTCCTTTAAAAACGCGAATTAGTCCACGAAAATCAATTCCTGAATGATCGTAAAAACGTACATCTTCGGTTGCCACCAAGGCATTTATTAATTGTGGCGGTAAATTTTCGTAATTTACGTAGGTTCGGTTTTCCTGATTGAAATATTTATCAATGGTGGGCCCGTCTTCAAAATAGATTTCCGATGCCAGAATATTTTGTGGATTTTCCAGCTCTTCAAAACTCGGCATAAATCCCAGCTTTCCCTTGGCTATCAGAAAGAAAAGGAGAAAAACGGAAACGATCCCCAGGGCAACGATCGACCAGAAAATAATGATGTATTTTTTAAAGCTTTTTTTTGTTTCGCTCATGAATTTCGCTCATTTTAATGTGGCAACAAATATATACCATTCTACTATGGCAACAACCTAAATAACGCCCCGAAATTGGATAATATTTTATTTTTTAAAAAATAAAATCGTCATTTTCAATTAAATAGAAAATGAAAAAATAGCGCATTAAATTTTGAACTTAGCTTATCATTTTCTTTAATTTGCAGAATTTTTAGAACGGATTAGAACGAATATGCACAAAAACCTGGTTATAGTCGAGTCTCCTGCAAAGGCGAAAACAATAGAAGGATTTCTTGGAGAAGGATACGTGGTGACCTCAAGTATGGGACACGTTAGAGACCTGGAAAAGAAAGACTTCGGGATTGATATTGAGAATAATTATCAACCCAGATACAAAGTTTCTTCCGATAAGAAGAAAATAGTAACAGAACTGAAAAAATTAGCAAAGGAGGCCGAAACGGTTTGGCTCGCTTCCGATGAAGACCGCGAGGGAGAAGCAATAGCCTGGCACCTGAAAGAGGTGCTAAAACTGAAAGACGATAAAATAAAACGTATCGTTTTTCACGAAATTACCAAAGATGCCATTACCCGTGCCGTAAAAAATCCACGCGATATTGACGAGCATCTGGTAAATGCACAGCAGGCCCGCCGCGTATTAGACCGCATAGTGGGTTTTGAAGTGTCGCCGGTTTTGTGGAAAAAAGTAAAACCATCGTTAAGTGCCGGTCGTGTGCAGTCGGTGGCGGTTCGCTTAATTGTTGAGCGCGAACGTGAGATCCGCGATTTTAAATCGGAAACCTGGTTTCGTGTAAACGGATACTTTTTGGTACCCGACGAAAATGGAAATACCACCGAATTAAAAGCAGAACTTTCAAAACGTTTTAAAACCCGCGATGAGGCCAACGCTTTCCTGGAAAAGTGTAAAACAGCCGAGTTTAAAGTAAGCGACGTGGTGAAAAAACCGGGGAAAAGATCGCCGGCACAACCATTTACAACATCAACATTACAGCAGGAAGCAAGTCGAAAACTAGGATTTTCGGTGTCGCAGACCATGGCAGTTGCGCAGCGTTTGTACGAAAGTGGAAAGATTACCTACATGCGTACCGACTCGGTGAATCTGTCGGGTTTGGCTATAAATAAATCGAAAGAAAAGATTACTGAACTTCATGGAGAGAATTATGTGAAGATCAGGAAATTTAAAACTAAAGCAAAAGGTGCACAGGAAGCGCACGAGGCTATTCGTCCAACATACATGGAAAACCAAACGGTTGACGGATCGTCGCAGGAGCAACGTTTGTACGAGTTGATTTGGAAACGTACAATCGCCTCGCAAATGGCCGATGCTATTTTAGAGCGCACCAACGTAACAATCGATGTGTCGAATGCATCAGAGAAATTTCAGGCAACCGGCGAGGTGATTGTTTTTGATGGATTTCTGAAAGTTTATATCGAGTCGACAGACGATGAAAATGCAAACGGAAATGGTCAGGCTTTAATTCCACCGGTGCATGTAAACGATCCGCTTGAGATGACTTCTGTTGTTTCAACGCAACGTTTCTCGCAGCGCCCACCACGATTTACGGAAGCTTCGCTGGTAAAACGTTTGGAAGAATTGGGAATTGGTCGTCCGTCAACTTACGCACCAACAATTACAACAGTTCAAAACAGGAACTACGTTGTTAAAGAGGAGCGTCCGGGTGTGGAGCGTAATTATACTGTTCTTACTTTGGAGAACGGAGAAATTAAAGAGGAAGAAAAGACTGAAATTACCGGAGCTGAGAAAAATAAACTGTTTCCAACCGATATTGGTATTGTGGTAAATGATTTTCTGATGGACAATTTCGATCAGATAATGGATTACAATTTTACCGCAAATGTTGAAAAGGAGTTTGATGATATTGCTGACGGAAATAAGGTTTGGAATGAAATGATTGATAAGTTTTATCAACCGTTTCATGGCAAAGTAGAACACGCCCTTGAAAATGCCGAACGCTCGAAAGGAGAACGTATTTTGGGTGTCGATCCGAAAACAGGAAAAGAGGTGTCGGTGAAAATCGGCAGATTTGGTCCTTTGGCGCAATTAGGTGAAGCATCGCAGGAAGAAGGAGCTGAGAAACCACAGTTTTCAAGCTTGCGCACCGGCCAGCATATTGAAACAATTACGCTGGAAGAAGCACTTGATCTGTTTAAACTTCCACGTGAACTGGGAGAGTACGAAGACAAGAAAGTAACTGTAGCCATCGGTCGTTTTGGTCCGTATGTACGTCACGACAATAAATTTGTTTCGCTCGGGAAAGAGGATGATCCTTATTCTGTGCAACTCGACAGAGCAATTGAGCTGATCGAAGCAAAACGTGAAAAAGATCGTAAAGCTGTCATTAAAAAGTTTGATGAAGATGCAGAACTTCAGGTGCTTAACGGCAGATGGGGACCATACATCAAGCACGGAAAGAAGAATTACAAAATACCAAAAACGACGAAGGCCGAGGAGCTAACTTTCGAGGATTGTATGAAGATTATCGAGACGGCACCGGAACCGAAAAGCCGACGTGGTAGAAAAAAATAAAGAATAAAGGCAGGTGATTTGATCATTTGCCTTTATTTTTAAAAGCAAAAAAATGAATTTGTTTCCCTATTTCGATGCGGTTGATTTTTCGCAGTACATCGACGATGTGCCGTTTGCCTGGAAATATTCGATGGGTGCTACCATTGAAAAGAACACCTTAAAATTGCAGGAAGGCCGTTTGAAAAACATTGAGCTGGCTATTGTTGGCGTTCCGTTTAACAGCGAAAACGATGATTTTAAACGAACATCAACGCCCGATAAATTGCGTAAAGCATTTTATAGTTTGGCCGGAGTTGGGAAACTCAACATTATTGATCTTGGTAACCTGAAGGCATCAACCAGCCATAAAGGAAACTACCTTGCTTTGCGCGATGTGGTGGATTATTTCAGTGAGTTAGATATTGTAACTATTGTTTTAGGAGGAAGTCAGGACTACAGTTACGGCGTTTGCCAGGCTTTCCGGTCCGATCCCTTTTTTTCGTTTAGTGCCGTTGATGCCTTTTTAGATGTCAAAAAAGGTGTTGAGTCGCTAAGTTCGACAAACTACTTATCACAGGTTTTTAAAACCATGCCCGATCTTTTTCAGTTTAATTTGCTGGCCTATCAAAGTCATTATGTTCCGGATATCTATTTTGAGAAGACAAAGGGAATTGGAGCGCATTTGCGTTTAGGAAA
It contains:
- the topA gene encoding type I DNA topoisomerase, with translation MHKNLVIVESPAKAKTIEGFLGEGYVVTSSMGHVRDLEKKDFGIDIENNYQPRYKVSSDKKKIVTELKKLAKEAETVWLASDEDREGEAIAWHLKEVLKLKDDKIKRIVFHEITKDAITRAVKNPRDIDEHLVNAQQARRVLDRIVGFEVSPVLWKKVKPSLSAGRVQSVAVRLIVEREREIRDFKSETWFRVNGYFLVPDENGNTTELKAELSKRFKTRDEANAFLEKCKTAEFKVSDVVKKPGKRSPAQPFTTSTLQQEASRKLGFSVSQTMAVAQRLYESGKITYMRTDSVNLSGLAINKSKEKITELHGENYVKIRKFKTKAKGAQEAHEAIRPTYMENQTVDGSSQEQRLYELIWKRTIASQMADAILERTNVTIDVSNASEKFQATGEVIVFDGFLKVYIESTDDENANGNGQALIPPVHVNDPLEMTSVVSTQRFSQRPPRFTEASLVKRLEELGIGRPSTYAPTITTVQNRNYVVKEERPGVERNYTVLTLENGEIKEEEKTEITGAEKNKLFPTDIGIVVNDFLMDNFDQIMDYNFTANVEKEFDDIADGNKVWNEMIDKFYQPFHGKVEHALENAERSKGERILGVDPKTGKEVSVKIGRFGPLAQLGEASQEEGAEKPQFSSLRTGQHIETITLEEALDLFKLPRELGEYEDKKVTVAIGRFGPYVRHDNKFVSLGKEDDPYSVQLDRAIELIEAKREKDRKAVIKKFDEDAELQVLNGRWGPYIKHGKKNYKIPKTTKAEELTFEDCMKIIETAPEPKSRRGRKK
- a CDS encoding arginase family protein, yielding MNLFPYFDAVDFSQYIDDVPFAWKYSMGATIEKNTLKLQEGRLKNIELAIVGVPFNSENDDFKRTSTPDKLRKAFYSLAGVGKLNIIDLGNLKASTSHKGNYLALRDVVDYFSELDIVTIVLGGSQDYSYGVCQAFRSDPFFSFSAVDAFLDVKKGVESLSSTNYLSQVFKTMPDLFQFNLLAYQSHYVPDIYFEKTKGIGAHLRLGKLRDNIDDVEPVLRNSDFLTFDMAALKYSEAPNNQSLPNGLYADEACQLMKYAGASNRLKVFGLFGLNIRVQPEELSVNLAAQLVWYFVQGYLIRDKRKPGQSDGFSVYSVEIPELSAPLVFYKNDCTGQWWIQVQAINNQIIYFACSEKDYEVASSNEIPEHWLKYVQKTDEILK
- a CDS encoding transglycosylase domain-containing protein: MSETKKSFKKYIIIFWSIVALGIVSVFLLFFLIAKGKLGFMPSFEELENPQNILASEIYFEDGPTIDKYFNQENRTYVNYENLPPQLINALVATEDVRFYDHSGIDFRGLIRVFKGIVTNDTSSGGGSTLSQQLAKMLFPRDGFSSSLELVLRKFKEWVIAVKLERSYTKEEIILMYLNKYDYLNNAVGIRSAADVYFNVQPDSLQLHQAAMLVGMAKNSSLFNPVRRPEMVLQRRNVVLGQMEKYGYITPEEADSVKQLPLDLEYKKVDYKLGPAPYFREYLRLTLTAKKPERENYASWQEQKYIEDLDEWENNPLFGWCNKNTKPNGEPYNIYTDGLKIYTTLDSRMQKYAIEAVEQHLRYDLQPLFDGSMTDLENPPFANNMSNEEVEDLLDREIRKSERYRVMNLAGKSFPEIKETFNKPVEMNVFKWSGEVDTLMTPMDSIKYYLKFFRSSFMAMDTESGKVKAYVGGPNYKHFMYDMVKGGKRQVGSTVKPFLYTLAMQNGLTPCTKVPYVSQQFIQWDGTIYEPKDSDVDEEMDGQMVTLKWGLANSKNRISAWVLKQYNPQAVVDVMKHMGIYSPIDPVNSMFLGVSDVTLYEMVGAFNTFTNLGVFIKPYFVTKIEDRHGNVIARFVPERHEAIDEQTAYLMLNLLQGVIDEGTGIRLRFSNLGRERVTEDYGSFTMPIAGKTGTTQNHSDGWFIGTTPKLTAGVWTGADLRSIHFKTITSGQGANMALPIWGYFYKRVLADESIGYKEDEMEFKAPANFNINLDCDELERKNKTPEEFNDFF